From the genome of Schaalia odontolytica:
AACAGGTCATTCGGGCAGGTTAGTAACCTACCCCAATGCTTGGTTTCCTGCCCCAGTGTCGTCCGCTGGGCACTGGAGGGCGCGGCTGTGGTGCGGCGGCACGGCTGCGCCTGGCCCAAGGGCGCCTGGGTCCGGGTGCGCGCCCGCGTCTGCGCCACTTGGGCATTGCCCGCACCACTTAGGCCCCCGACACGCCGGGAGAACCAGGGCCCATTTGGGCCTAAGTGGCGCAGTGGAGCCCTAAGTGGTGTAGCGGTGCGCTAAGTGGTGCAACGGCGGGCTAAGTGGTGAAGCGGCGCACGAAGCCGCGCAACCGCGAGCGAATCCCGCAGCACAGCGTACGAAGCCGCCCAAAGCATCGACAACGAGCCGCACACGCAGCCCCTCCCCACAACCACGCACACAAAAGGACCGGAATCAGACAACACGGCCTAGTCGGGCACGCACGTAAGGGGACTGATTTCCGAAACACACTGCGCATACAACGGCTTGATTCCGCCCTTGTACGCGGTCGCATGTTGCGTAATTCCGATCCTTGTGTGTGTAAAACGGGGCTGCGCGGCGCCGTCTACACTGCGCCCGATTGCCCGTCAGATGATCGTCCCCCGTCCCAGGTGGGCGCGGTTGAGGGGGAGGGCGCCCCTCCCGGGGTGGGGGCCGAGTCCGGGGCCCCGACGCGCAGGACCACCAGGGGCTCGCCCGTCGGCTGGGCGGACCCGCCCTGGGGCTCGAAGGTCAAGAAGATCTCACTGCCCGGCTGGGGCATGATGTCCACGAAGGAGTAGTCCCCGCCCCGCCGCTCGTAAACGCCCAAGGATTCGACGGTGTTTCCGTGGCGCGCCCACACCTGCATCACCTGTCCCTCGGGTGCCCGCAGCGCCGAGGGCGTGGTGATCGCGGTCATCCCCATTTCCGGCGACCAGGTGAGGGTGACAACGTGCCCGTCGGGCATGGTGTCGGTGGAGCGCCGTACGTCTTGCGCCTGGTTGAGGGCGGCGTAGTGACTGGTGGACTCCATTGAGGTCATCGTGGTCCACCGGCCCACGCCGATCCCCGCTATGAAGAGCGCGACCGCCGCAGCCGCCGCGGCGAGGACGCGCGCGAACATGGGGATGGCCCTGCGGTCGCGCGCGGGGGCCTTCCCATGGGCACCTCCGCGGCTTCCGGATCCGGAGTCCGCCCCGGTCTCGGCCGCCACCCCGGAGCCGGAGCCCGCCTCTGATCCTGCCCCCGCCGCAGTGGGCGCCACCATGCGGACGAGGCGCGGGCCGGCGCCGGGGCCGTCCTCCGCTGCGGCCTCCTCAGGGGCCCCCGTCCGCCGCTCCTGCTCGACCTCCTCGATCGCGGCCAGGAGGGCGTCGCGCACGCGCGCCGACGGCTCGACGGGGGCGAGGGAGGCGCCGAGGCGGGCAGCGGTCTCGTCGTCGTCGAAGATGTGGTCGCTCATCGTTCCTCCAAGATGGTGCGCAGGCGGGCGAGGGCCTGGCGGATCGTGCTTTTCACGGTGCCGAGCGGCAGTCCCGTCGCGTCGGCGATCCTCGAATGGCTCAGTCCCCCGAAGTACGACAGGAGGATGACGGTCTTGTGCGGCTCCCCCAGGGAGCCGAGCGCGCGGCGGACGTCTCCGCCCGCGATGCGGGACTCCGCCTCCTCCGCCGTCTGGTCCCAGTCCACGTCCGGGGGCGAGGCGAGTTCGCGGTCGCGCGCCGCCTGGGCCGAGCGCACCCGGTCGATGGCCCGCCTGCGGGCGATGGTGGTGAGCCAGGCGCGGACGCTGCCGCGGCCGGGGTCGTAGGAGGGGGCGCGCCTCCACACGTGGAGGAACGTGTCCTGCAGGACCTCTTCTGCTTGGGCGCGGTCCTTGAGGACGCAGCTGATGAGCGCGAAGAGCGTGGGCGCCCAGGCGTCGTAGAGCCTCGCGAACGCCCGTTTGTCCCCTTCGGCGACCAACTGCAGGTCTTCGCGGCCCAGGTCGCGTTCGGCGGTGTCATTCACGGTGCTCATGATAGAACGCCGTGGCGCCCGGTGCCGGTGGACGCCCGGCGCCGGGCGGGGTCTCCGCCGGGGCGGCGCCGCGAAGGCCACCTGTTCCTCCGCGGCCAAGCCGTCACCCGAAGGTGAAGGAGTAGAGCGCCAAACCCTTGCTGGCCGTGACGGTGAGCAGCCCTGAGGAATCGGTGTCCCCGCTCACCAGCGTCATCGAGTTCGGGGTGCCGCTCACATGCTGGGTGTGGGACTGGCCGTCCATCTCCCAGGTGAGGTCGCCCTCGCCCGAGACCACCAGGTCCACGCGGCGTCCGCGCCACATGAGGCGCAGTTCCGCCTCGTCGTCGGCGGGGCTGATCGACTGGGCGCCGATGGTCCACCGTCCCTGCAGGGCGAAGCGGTCCGCGCCTAACGAGGCCGGGGCCGCGTAGTCGCGCGTCCCGGCGGAGTAGGCCTCCGTCCCCGCGAAGCTTGCTGCACGTTCGTGGCCCAAGTAGGTCTCGGGCGTGCGGTGAAAGGCCACTCCTTCGACGCCGTCGTCGGTGAAGAGCGGGTCGGGCAGCGCGTTGCCCTGGTCGGCCAGGAGCCGGCGGATCAGTGACTCCAGGGTCGCCTCGCCGCCCTCTCCGAAGTGCGTGTAGCGCAGTTGCCCGTGCGCGTCCGCCAGGTACTGGGCGGGCCAGTAGTGGTTGTCGAAATCCGTCCAGGTCTCCAGGTCGGAGTCGACGGCGATCGGGTAGGTGATGCCCAGCTTGTCGCCCCCGGATTGGACGTTCGCGGTCTCCTTCTCGAAGGCGTACTCGGGGGAGTGGACGCCGATGACTTGGAGCCCGTAGGGGTGGTACGCCTCGTAAAGCCTTTCGATCCCGGGAATGGAGCGCTGGCAGTTGATGCACGAGTACGCCCAGAAGTCGACCAGGGTCGCTCCACTGCCCTGGGGGGCCGCCCCGCCGTCCGTGTTGAGCCACGCGGTGGGTTTCAAGGAGGGGAGCGCGCCGCAGTCCGCCAGGGTCGTCGCGCCGTCGACGCAGGCTGAGCGCTGGCCTTCGCCCCTGCTCAGACCCGGATCGGCGCTGCGCTGCAGCGCTGACGTGTAGTCGGGCAGCGCCCTTTGGAGAACGGCGGGCAAGTCGGTGACGATCCCGGCGGCCAACGCCAGGACGGTGGCGCCTGCGGCGATGCGCACGCGCCGCTGGTGGCGGCTGAACGCGGAGACGCGCTCGGTGAGGCGGCGCCCCGCTAGGGCGAAGGCCAGGAGGGGGATCGCTGTGCCCGCGGCGAAGGAGAGCGCCAGGGCCACGGTGTCGGCCCCGATGCGGCCGGTGGAGCCGGCGACGATCACCGCCGCCAGTACGGGTCCCGCGCAGGGCACGTAGGCGGCGCCGAGGACGATGCCCAGGCCGAAGCCGTTGGTCCCCGTGCGCCTACCGGCCTTGGAGAACACGGCGAAGGGCTTCTCCAGGACGTGCATGAACCGTGGGACGATCATGCCCACACCGATGAGGACCAGCAGGACCACCCCGGCCCACCGGATGAAGTCCTGGGGCAGGTGGAGCGCCGTGAGCAGTGTCGAGCCGAGCAGCGTGAATGCTGTGAAGCTGAGGACCAGTCCCGCGACGACCTGGTAGGGCCGCCATTTCGAGGGGGCGCGGGGCACTGGCCGTGTCGCACGGTGGTCTTCCTGTGCGCCGGCAGTCCCCCGAGGGAGATGCCGGTGCCCGGAGCAACAGCGAAGGAAAGGGAGGGGCGCGCCGAAGCGGCGCCACCCGCCATGAAGATGACGGGGAGGACGGGGAGGATGCACGGGGAGATGCCCGTGATGAGGCCACCGAGGAATCCGATGAGGACCAGGGTTGTCATGATGCTCCTTTCGTGTGGTGCTACTCCTGATTCGTCGCAGTCGCAGTCGCGGATCAGCAGATGTCGTGTGTTGTATGTCACTGATGGCTGGATGATCCGTGGCGCTGTTCGCGCCGAATAGGAGGGTGAAGGCGCTAACGGAGCGCCCATCAACAGAAGGAATCACGCAATGAGTATTCGCCGCGCGGCTCTGGCAGCCGCCCTGTCCGTCGTCTTCGCCGCTGGTTTGGCGGCCTGTGGGAACTCCGCCAACGACAAGATGGAGAACCCGTCGTCGCCGTCGATGACGCAGGACACGAAGATGGAGAACTCGATGTCGGGCGATGGCATGAAGGGGGGGATGGACGACGGCAAGATGGACGACGGCAAGATGAACGACGGGAAGATGGACGACGGCAAGATGGACGACGGCAAGATGGACGACGGCAAGATGGACGACGGCAAGATGGACGACGGCAAGATGGACGACGGGAAGTAGGGGTAGCAGTAGGCCGCGGCTCGGGGCGTCCCAGAATCCCAAGGGCGGCGGGCTGATCCATGTGATGTCCCGCCGCCCAGGGCCTATCGATGGGCGCTGGCGGCGCAGTGGGGCGAGCGGGTGCTGTTGCGTGAGTCAGCGCTGTGGGCACCGGGTGCGAAACTGCCTCACGCCGCCACTTACTCTGGCCGCACTGTGGCGCCTGCTCACACGTGCCCCTGGATCTGCGCGAAGACGCGGCCGATGGGCTCGCGGATGATCAGGTCGGCGCGCCCGTCGTAGGGGGTGGGCGTCGCGTTCATGAGGACGAGGCGCCCGCCCTGGTAGTAGTCGATGAGCCCGGCCGCCGGGTAGACCGCCAACGACGTGCCGCCCACGATCAGCATGTCCGCCCCCGCTATGGCCAGGACGGCCCCCTCCAGCGTCGCCGGGTCCAGAGCCTCGCCGTAGAACACGATGTCCGGGCGCACCACGGCGGAGCACGACGGGCAGTGGGGCACGCGCCCGGCCCGGGCCTCGTCGAAGTCGTCGATGGTGGAGCGCGCGCCGCACCCCGTGCACTCCAGCCTCGTCCAGTTCCCGTGGAGCTCGAGCACGCGCTTGGAGCCCGCGGCCTGGTGGAGGCCGTCGATGTTTTGGGTGACCACCGCCTTCAGTTTTGTCCTATAATCCCGAAGCTCGCGGCGCAGACGGCTCGCGGGCGGGCCGCCGCCCACCGGCACACACAGCGGCCCGGCCCCACAACCCGGCCCTGCAGGCGCCCCGAACACCAGCGGCACCAATCAACACAACAACAGGCACCGCACGAACGCGCCCAGGCATACAAAAAACCGACATCCGCGATCGGATGTCGGCCTGTGGTGGAGCTAGGGGGATTCGAACCCCCGACCTTCTCATTGCGAACGAGACGCGCTACCAACTGCGCCATAGCCCCAAGGACTCGAACAGCTTAGCACCATCACAATCGGCCATGCAAGCCGACCACCACCCAGTGCGGCATGACACGAAGCCCACACATGCGACAGCGCCGCGAGCCCGAAGGCCCGCGGCGCGGCATCAGCAGCTGAAAGATCCCCTATTGGGCGCGTCGCGCGTCCAGGACGGCATCCAGGTCGAGGGCGACGGCCTGATCGGCGACGACCTCGGCGGTGGAGCGGGCGCCCACCTGGGCAGTTTGGGCGATCGGGCGAGCCGGGACGGCGGCGGCGATGCGCGGGATGCCGCGCAGGTCGGTGTCGGCGTGGACGATGCGGCCGCGCACGCGCTCGCGCGAGGCGTAGGTGGGTGCAGGGATCGGCGCGACGGTCCAGGCTCGGGCCGGGGTGTCAGCGACCTCAACGACCTCGGGAACCTCGACGTTGAAGACGAGGGAGGGCACGGAGCCGGTCTGAGGCTCGGACGCCTCGACCACCTCGGCGACCTCTTCCAATGAAGAGGAGGAAGACGAAGCCTGAGTCTCCGCAGGGGCAGCGGCGGTGGCGCGCCCAGCGCCGCGCACGTCGCCGCGAAGCTTGGTCAGCAGCTCGAGCTCACGCTCGGAGGCGCGCTGGGAACGCACGGCGGCGACGCGGGAGGTAGCCAGGGATGCGACGAGCGCGGCGGCCGGGATGGCGATCCACGCCCACGCGATAGAGGTCGCCGCGATGACAATGCCGAGCGCGACGGTTGCGAGCGCACACACGCCGGTAACAACCATGCGGCGGCGGCCGGCGGCGCTTTCGGCGGCAAGACGGGCGGCGCGGCGGGCGCGCAGCTTCGCGATCTCACGAACCGCCTTGTTGTTGCGACGGTCGATAACGGGACGCGTGCGCCCCGTGGTGCCCTGGTGCATGCTGCCTCCGCTCATCAACGCGCCCCGCGCCAGGATGGTTCCGCTGGCGTGGTCGCATGTGTCTAATTCTGGCTCATTCGTGTGGATCATGCGCAGCCTCGGAGAGAAACGGTCAATTTCTCGAGACTGAACGATTGCTGTCCTGCGTGCAACGAGCGACGGTACCGTCGCGATGAGCGCGACGAATATCGCTGCAATGACGAGTCCACCAATCTCCACCCTCACAAAGTACGGGCGTTTGTGGCGCTGCGCTTTGTGCGATGGGCGCGTGTCGGGGTCTCAAACCTTTCGGTAAAAAGAGAAGTAATCACAGGTGTCACACCTGTAACATCTGCACCATTTGCACCACCGCGCGAGGCCTCAAGCTCCGGATAGGCAGACCTCAGGGAGAGAATAAACGACGCCGCTCAGTCGATCGCCGAACTCCCCCACCGGCGCCGCACGAGGCCGCCCTCGGGCAGGGACTCAGCATCAATAAAGAACGCAATATGGTCCGCCCACTGGCCACCGATGTGCATGAAGCGCGGACGCAGCCCTTCTTCCACGAGGCCGAGGCCTCGGCACACGCCCAGGGAACGCTCGTTCTCGGGACGCACGCACACTTCGACGCGATGCAGCCCCAACTCGCCGACGACGAGGTCGAGAACGAGTGCCGCGACCAGGGAACCCAGGCCTCGGCCCGACCATTCGGAGACGATCCAGTAGCCGAGCATGCCCGACGACATCGCACCCCAGTGCACATTGGAGACGGAGAACTGGCCGACGAAGCGCCCGTCGATCTGCACGCCAAAAATCAGACCGGTCCCCTCGCGATGATCGCGATCCGCGCGACGCATGTACTGCGAGAACGTCGGGATATGTTCGAGCGTATCCGGGGGCAGGGTCGCCTCCCACGGGCGCAGCCAGTGCCCGTCGGTGCGGCGCACGGCATCGAGCGTGCGGTGTTCCTCGCCGCGCACGGGGCGCACGACGAGCTCGCGCGGGCGCGGATTCGACTCGGTGCCGCTGCGCAGGAAGCCGCGGCCCACCGGGTCGGCCACGCGCAGCGTGAGCATCTCAATGTCGCGGCCCCACACGCACCGGGGACGACGAAGGAAGCATTTCATTCGAGGACCAGGCACTGCAGGCGGTCACCCGCGCGCACCGTCGTCACGTCCTCGGGCACGACGGCGAGCGCGTTGGAGTCCGCGAGCGCGGACAGCAGCAACGAGGCCGGGGTTCCCATGACGGCGGCGTTGTAGCCGGAGCGGGGGGAGCCGGTGAGGCGCACGCGCACGAACTCGCGGCGGCCTCGCGGGGAGTACCAGGAGCGGTCGATGGCGGCGCGCACGACGGGACGGTTGACGGCGGTCCAGCCCTGCATGTGGCGCAGCGCGGGGCGGACGAACACCTCGAAGCAGACCTGGGCGGAGACGGGGTCGCCGGGCAGGCAGACGATGGGAGTGCCGGGCTGTCCGTCCTCGGCGCCGACGGTGCCCACACCCATGATGTGGCCGGGCCAGGCGGCGACGTTGTCGAAGCGGACGGTACCGAGCGCGCCGAGGACCTCACGCACAGTGTCGCCACTGCCGTAGGAGATGCCGCCGGTCGTCAGGATCAGGTCCGCGCGCACCAGCTGGTCCTCGATGGTCTCGCGCAGGCGGGCGCGCTCATCCGGGACGGCGGCGACGCGGAAGGTCTGTGCGCCGGCGTCGGCAACAGCGGTCGACAGGGCGTGACCGTTCGCGTCGAAGACGGTGCCGGGGCGGGCCTCGCCGCCGGGCTCGACGATCTCGTCGCCGATCGAGATGATGACGACGCGCGGGCGCGGGTGAACCAGCACGCGGTCGCGGCCCACGCCGGCGAGGAGCGCCATCTGGCGGGCACCGATTCGCGTGCCGGAGCGCAGCACCGTGTCACCCTGCGCAACATCCTCCGCGCGGCGGCGAATGTTCTCGCCGTTGGCGGGGGCGGTACGCAGGGCGACCTGGGCGATGCCGTGATCCGTGAACTCGAGGGAGACCACCGCCTCGGCGCCGGAGGGCATGGGCGCGCCGGACGCGATGCGGATCGCGGTGCCGGGCACGAGGGCCGCCGGGTCGACGGCGCCAGCGCGGATCTCCTCGGTGACGGGAAGCGTCACCGGCGACTCCAGGGTGGCTCCCTCGCAGTCACGGATGCGAACGGCGTATCCGTCGCACGCCGACAGGTCGGCGACCGGGAGGTTGAAGGGGGCCTGCACGTCCTCTGCGAGCACGCAGCTGACCGCGTCAGCGAGCTGAACGTCGAGCGGCGGCAGCGCGTGGGCAACGGCCATGCAGTCCTGGTAGAAGTCGGCAACGCTTCGCATAGTTCTTAGTCCTCGAGCTTGGAGCGCAGGAACTCCTTGAGTTCCGCTCCAAGCGCCGGGTCCTCAAGGGCGAGCGTGACGTTAGCTTCGAGGTAGCCGAGTTTGTCCCCGGTGTCGAAGCGTCGCTCGTCGATGACTACACCGTACAACCCTCCACCCTCTTCTTCGGGGAGGTCGATCATGCGCGCGTACCCATCTGTGAGCTGATACTCACCGCCGGCGCCCGGTTCGATGTTCTCGAGGGCCGTGAACACGGCCGGGTCGAGCAGGTAGCGGCCGACGACCGCGTACTCGGACTTGACCTCTTCGAGCGGGGGCTTCTCGGTGACGTCGGTGATGCGCATGAGCTGGCCCTCTTCGAGGTCGACGCCCTCGGGGATCGGCAGGACCTCAACGGCGGTCGACGCGTAGGCGGTGGCCTGCTCGGGGGTGACCTTCAGCAGGGCAACGACGGTGCCGCCCAGGGCTGCGCGCACCTGGATCATCTTGCGCAGCAGCTGCGAGCCGGGCTCCATCAGGTCGTCGGGCAGCAGGACCGCGCAGGGGGCGTCGCCCACGTGGGACTTGGCCTGCAGGATCGCGTGGCCGAGGCCGAGGGGGTGGCCCTGGCGCACGGAGTGGACGCGCGCGTACTTCTTGTACTCGTTGACGTACTCGAGGGCCTTCTCCTTGCCGGCCTTCTCCAGGTCGGCCTCGAGGCCGGGTTCGGCGTCGAAGTAGTCTTCGATCGACTGCTTGCCGGCGCGGGTCACGAAGAGGATGTCTTCGATCCCGGCGTCCGTGGCCTCGCGCACGATGTACTCGATCGAGGGACGGT
Proteins encoded in this window:
- a CDS encoding anti-sigma factor encodes the protein MSDHIFDDDETAARLGASLAPVEPSARVRDALLAAIEEVEQERRTGAPEEAAAEDGPGAGPRLVRMVAPTAAGAGSEAGSGSGVAAETGADSGSGSRGGAHGKAPARDRRAIPMFARVLAAAAAAVALFIAGIGVGRWTTMTSMESTSHYAALNQAQDVRRSTDTMPDGHVVTLTWSPEMGMTAITTPSALRAPEGQVMQVWARHGNTVESLGVYERRGGDYSFVDIMPQPGSEIFLTFEPQGGSAQPTGEPLVVLRVGAPDSAPTPGGAPSPSTAPTWDGGRSSDGQSGAV
- a CDS encoding sigma-70 family RNA polymerase sigma factor, which produces MSTVNDTAERDLGREDLQLVAEGDKRAFARLYDAWAPTLFALISCVLKDRAQAEEVLQDTFLHVWRRAPSYDPGRGSVRAWLTTIARRRAIDRVRSAQAARDRELASPPDVDWDQTAEEAESRIAGGDVRRALGSLGEPHKTVILLSYFGGLSHSRIADATGLPLGTVKSTIRQALARLRTILEER
- a CDS encoding cytochrome c biogenesis protein CcdA; translation: MIPSVDGRSVSAFTLLFGANSATDHPAISDIQHTTSADPRLRLRRIRSSTTRKEHHDNPGPHRIPRWPHHGHLPVHPPRPPRHLHGGWRRFGAPLPFLRCCSGHRHLPRGTAGAQEDHRATRPVPRAPSKWRPYQVVAGLVLSFTAFTLLGSTLLTALHLPQDFIRWAGVVLLVLIGVGMIVPRFMHVLEKPFAVFSKAGRRTGTNGFGLGIVLGAAYVPCAGPVLAAVIVAGSTGRIGADTVALALSFAAGTAIPLLAFALAGRRLTERVSAFSRHQRRVRIAAGATVLALAAGIVTDLPAVLQRALPDYTSALQRSADPGLSRGEGQRSACVDGATTLADCGALPSLKPTAWLNTDGGAAPQGSGATLVDFWAYSCINCQRSIPGIERLYEAYHPYGLQVIGVHSPEYAFEKETANVQSGGDKLGITYPIAVDSDLETWTDFDNHYWPAQYLADAHGQLRYTHFGEGGEATLESLIRRLLADQGNALPDPLFTDDGVEGVAFHRTPETYLGHERAASFAGTEAYSAGTRDYAAPASLGADRFALQGRWTIGAQSISPADDEAELRLMWRGRRVDLVVSGEGDLTWEMDGQSHTQHVSGTPNSMTLVSGDTDSSGLLTVTASKGLALYSFTFG
- a CDS encoding GNAT family N-acetyltransferase; this translates as MKCFLRRPRCVWGRDIEMLTLRVADPVGRGFLRSGTESNPRPRELVVRPVRGEEHRTLDAVRRTDGHWLRPWEATLPPDTLEHIPTFSQYMRRADRDHREGTGLIFGVQIDGRFVGQFSVSNVHWGAMSSGMLGYWIVSEWSGRGLGSLVAALVLDLVVGELGLHRVEVCVRPENERSLGVCRGLGLVEEGLRPRFMHIGGQWADHIAFFIDAESLPEGGLVRRRWGSSAID
- the glp gene encoding gephyrin-like molybdotransferase Glp; the protein is MRSVADFYQDCMAVAHALPPLDVQLADAVSCVLAEDVQAPFNLPVADLSACDGYAVRIRDCEGATLESPVTLPVTEEIRAGAVDPAALVPGTAIRIASGAPMPSGAEAVVSLEFTDHGIAQVALRTAPANGENIRRRAEDVAQGDTVLRSGTRIGARQMALLAGVGRDRVLVHPRPRVVIISIGDEIVEPGGEARPGTVFDANGHALSTAVADAGAQTFRVAAVPDERARLRETIEDQLVRADLILTTGGISYGSGDTVREVLGALGTVRFDNVAAWPGHIMGVGTVGAEDGQPGTPIVCLPGDPVSAQVCFEVFVRPALRHMQGWTAVNRPVVRAAIDRSWYSPRGRREFVRVRLTGSPRSGYNAAVMGTPASLLLSALADSNALAVVPEDVTTVRAGDRLQCLVLE
- a CDS encoding UTP--glucose-1-phosphate uridylyltransferase, whose translation is MSDKNQPVVHAVVPSAGRGTRFLPITKSVPKEMLPVVDRPSIEYIVREATDAGIEDILFVTRAGKQSIEDYFDAEPGLEADLEKAGKEKALEYVNEYKKYARVHSVRQGHPLGLGHAILQAKSHVGDAPCAVLLPDDLMEPGSQLLRKMIQVRAALGGTVVALLKVTPEQATAYASTAVEVLPIPEGVDLEEGQLMRITDVTEKPPLEEVKSEYAVVGRYLLDPAVFTALENIEPGAGGEYQLTDGYARMIDLPEEEGGGLYGVVIDERRFDTGDKLGYLEANVTLALEDPALGAELKEFLRSKLED